Proteins encoded in a region of the uncultured Paludibaculum sp. genome:
- a CDS encoding UvrD-helicase domain-containing protein, which translates to MALSQAQLDAVKRSGQDACCVAGPGSGKTTVLVERFAWLVEQGMDPGRILAITFTEKAATQIKARLVKRFTGDTERRRGVERAQVSTIHAFCMGLLQEHAIRAGLDPQFSVLDERESDTEQAAAMETVLDRLAAERREEFVAVAEAWSANDMALALRGVYEDLRMGGGARTALQRLPEFRPEVEIEELRRSVRQMLDDSPSPTTDAQRRRVENGRAWLSQEPSLQWLADFTIDKRGLKAGHPVYDGLDRVKMLRDQARRCLVGAAHLKERAVLRDALVEFEQEYQRRKRARASLDFEDLQEHTLRLLESDSEIREETRERFDSILMDELQDTNPVQWRILDQMRRPGRFFAVGDINQSIYGFRHAVPEQFAAYQETVRAAGGIVDRLQSNYRSRPEVLAAVTASLVTTPSVGVTRHELIGERAYPPGAAPFVEVQRMEEGEADNEALWIAHRLRELHGDLMVGDPPRPAKFRDMAVLARSKAPFDALESAFERFGIPCQIDRGKNFYEEQEILDLTNWLRVLENPANEIPLFALLRSPFFGLSDESLLLARANGGLAPEEAWQRIARARVLREEIASDCILARLMDETGYQDGLSRRGRANVDKFLRLLRDLEAAAPGDLAGHLAQIDDLRDRGKEPNAPEVEFSDAVQVMSIHSAKGLEFPVVVVAAMQKGTPNFSEPLAWTPQTGLGLRWRLPDGKTTEPDPALAACISLTSERERAEADRLLYVAMTRAEERLILSWTQPGRGVPPWVLQIETGLQIEWPSDVNVAAETDTVRLIRHSGQPEEMEPPMLEGALAEAVEVAPQAESNQPSATLAVTSLAVFADCPRRYFLQFLAGWPQPIAAGDTGGGAALGTEVHELLSGVKTEASPEAAALAEVFLQSDLAQRVQQANRVEREFDFLVELDGVLLRGQVDLWFEHNGRVVIVDYKTDRVLDEARLATYALQLGFYAHALRQMLGRPVDEAWLFSLRDGTAHAVTLGTWEERLADLRALSEAEISGQFPLREAPRCQWCPYLGGACPSTFDSSLA; encoded by the coding sequence ATGGCTTTGTCGCAGGCCCAACTCGACGCCGTAAAACGCAGCGGGCAGGACGCCTGCTGTGTGGCCGGACCAGGTTCCGGCAAGACCACAGTCCTGGTGGAGCGCTTCGCCTGGCTGGTGGAACAGGGCATGGATCCGGGGCGGATTCTGGCCATCACGTTCACTGAGAAAGCCGCCACACAGATCAAGGCGCGGCTTGTCAAACGCTTCACAGGAGACACAGAGCGGCGGCGAGGCGTGGAACGGGCTCAGGTGTCCACGATCCACGCCTTCTGCATGGGCCTGCTGCAGGAGCACGCGATTCGCGCCGGGCTGGATCCGCAGTTCTCCGTACTGGACGAGCGCGAGTCCGATACGGAACAGGCGGCAGCCATGGAGACCGTGTTGGATCGCCTTGCGGCGGAACGGCGTGAGGAGTTCGTCGCCGTCGCCGAAGCCTGGTCCGCCAACGATATGGCGCTGGCGTTGCGGGGCGTCTACGAAGACCTGCGCATGGGCGGTGGTGCGCGTACCGCGTTGCAGAGGCTGCCGGAGTTCCGTCCTGAAGTGGAGATTGAGGAACTGCGGCGCTCCGTCCGGCAAATGCTGGACGACTCACCGTCGCCCACAACCGACGCGCAGAGGCGGCGCGTCGAGAACGGGCGTGCCTGGTTGAGCCAGGAGCCTTCGCTGCAGTGGCTGGCGGATTTCACCATCGACAAACGGGGGCTGAAAGCCGGACACCCTGTCTATGACGGCCTCGACCGCGTGAAGATGTTACGAGACCAGGCCCGGCGCTGCCTTGTGGGGGCAGCGCACCTCAAGGAAAGGGCCGTGCTTCGGGATGCTCTGGTCGAGTTCGAACAGGAATACCAGCGGCGGAAACGGGCCCGTGCGTCCCTCGATTTCGAGGATCTGCAGGAGCACACGTTGCGCCTGCTGGAAAGCGATTCCGAGATCCGGGAGGAGACAAGGGAGCGATTCGACTCGATCCTGATGGATGAGTTGCAGGATACCAACCCCGTGCAGTGGCGCATCCTGGACCAGATGCGACGACCCGGCCGGTTCTTCGCGGTGGGCGACATCAATCAGTCGATCTACGGCTTCCGGCACGCGGTGCCCGAACAGTTTGCAGCCTATCAGGAGACCGTGCGCGCGGCCGGAGGGATCGTCGACCGCCTGCAGAGCAATTATCGAAGCCGGCCAGAGGTCTTGGCGGCCGTGACCGCCTCGCTCGTGACCACCCCGAGTGTGGGTGTGACACGACATGAGTTGATCGGCGAGCGAGCGTATCCTCCCGGAGCAGCGCCGTTTGTCGAAGTGCAGCGGATGGAGGAAGGAGAGGCCGACAACGAGGCACTGTGGATCGCGCACCGTCTGCGCGAGCTGCATGGCGACTTGATGGTGGGAGACCCACCCCGGCCGGCGAAGTTCCGCGACATGGCCGTGCTGGCGCGCAGCAAAGCGCCCTTTGATGCGCTGGAGTCGGCTTTCGAACGATTCGGCATCCCCTGCCAGATCGATCGGGGCAAGAACTTCTATGAGGAGCAGGAGATTCTGGATCTCACCAACTGGCTGAGGGTGCTTGAGAATCCGGCGAATGAGATCCCGCTCTTCGCGCTGTTGCGCTCGCCCTTCTTCGGATTGAGCGATGAATCCCTGCTGCTGGCCCGCGCCAACGGCGGCTTGGCGCCGGAGGAAGCGTGGCAGCGCATCGCGCGGGCTCGCGTGCTGCGAGAGGAGATCGCTTCGGACTGTATCCTGGCGCGCCTGATGGATGAGACAGGCTATCAGGATGGACTCTCGCGACGTGGCCGGGCCAACGTCGACAAGTTTCTCCGGCTGCTGCGCGATTTGGAGGCGGCGGCGCCCGGTGATCTCGCCGGCCACCTGGCGCAGATCGACGACCTGAGAGACCGGGGCAAGGAGCCCAACGCACCGGAGGTGGAGTTCTCCGACGCCGTGCAGGTGATGTCCATCCACTCGGCCAAGGGCCTGGAGTTTCCGGTGGTCGTGGTGGCCGCCATGCAGAAAGGCACACCGAACTTCAGTGAGCCGTTGGCGTGGACTCCACAAACCGGCCTGGGCCTACGCTGGCGTCTGCCTGACGGAAAGACGACTGAGCCCGATCCCGCTCTGGCGGCGTGCATCAGCCTGACCTCCGAGCGGGAACGGGCCGAAGCGGACCGTCTGCTCTATGTCGCCATGACCCGCGCCGAGGAGCGACTGATTCTCTCCTGGACACAGCCCGGGCGGGGTGTTCCGCCGTGGGTCCTGCAGATCGAGACCGGTCTCCAGATCGAGTGGCCCAGTGACGTGAATGTAGCGGCGGAGACAGATACCGTGCGTCTGATCCGGCATAGCGGACAACCGGAGGAGATGGAACCGCCGATGCTGGAAGGTGCCCTGGCTGAGGCGGTGGAGGTCGCGCCGCAAGCCGAATCGAACCAGCCGAGCGCGACGTTGGCGGTGACGTCCCTGGCGGTCTTCGCGGACTGCCCCAGGCGCTACTTCCTGCAATTCCTCGCGGGCTGGCCGCAGCCGATCGCCGCGGGAGACACAGGTGGCGGGGCGGCGCTGGGAACTGAAGTGCACGAACTCCTGAGCGGCGTGAAAACCGAGGCCTCGCCCGAAGCAGCCGCACTGGCCGAAGTATTCTTGCAGAGCGACCTCGCGCAGCGGGTGCAACAGGCGAATCGCGTGGAGCGGGAGTTCGATTTCCTGGTCGAACTGGACGGCGTACTACTTCGAGGGCAGGTCGACCTCTGGTTCGAGCACAACGGCCGCGTGGTGATTGTAGATTACAAGACCGACCGTGTCCTGGACGAGGCTAGGCTGGCAACCTATGCCCTTCAGCTTGGATTCTATGCGCACGCGCTGCGGCAGATGTTGGGCCGGCCGGTAGACGAGGCCTGGCTGTTCTCGCTGCGTGATGGCACAGCTCACGCTGTCACGTTGGGAACTTGGGAGGAACGCCTCGCGGACTTGCGGGCGCTATCTGAGGCGGAGATATCTGGGCAGTTCCCATTGCGGGAAGCGCCGCGCTGCCAGTGGTGCCCCTATTTGGGTGGCGCCTGCCCGTCGACCTTCGACTCCTCCTTGGCATGA
- a CDS encoding ABC transporter permease yields MWRKWREALRVLRRRQSWESHLVEELESHIEHRADHLVAGGVPAAEALRQARLELGQGETYKEQCREAKGLRWPDELLQDLRFAFRSALRNRCFTTVAIASLALGIGANTVVFSALNSLVLQSLPIAEPERVFFVQGDSGPTHSFPAYRDMRDRNATFSALAAYRMAPMGLETANGPERAWGYLATGNYFEMLGVRPLIGRFFRPEDERGPGASPYAVLSYACWRQRFGGDLGIAGRTIRINGRPYTVLGVAPREFHGTEHFYWPDVWVPMMMEPQIEMRNWLDDRNTWNSFVIGRVKPGLSPRQAEANLDAIAVVLNQEHPTNRIVPHARLTKPGMVGDTGGGPVRGFLLGVMALAGLVLLAACANLAGLLSARSADRRREFAIRISIGAGRARLMRQLMTESMLLAAAGGAAGCALAYGLLGLLSGFHPPFDFPAQFDVRPDLRVMAFALAITAGTGLLFGLAPVRHAWATETNRAVRGAGAGRRWAFRDLLLAGQVCLCCLLVTACFVSLRGLSNALRMPAGFRAEGVTVAGFDLGIARYSKERGRQFQQSILEKAQAVPGVAAAAFASSIPLTVDQSSTTLYPEGAVDVKGHQGVGASYFVVSPGYFSVMSTRLLAGRDFRWDDAPGMAIVNETLARKVLGRTDVVGRRIVHGFRGETVLIIGVVEDGKYETLTERPRAAVFWPAASRYESSGLLLVRSNRPENEMAGILRQLMGELDPRLPALNVGGLHQQLSYAFFPARAASFALSAFGLLAMMLAVTGIHGLAAYSVSRRVREIGIRTAIGARPGQVLRFVLARTSGLVAAGCLGGLALGFVASQGMSRIVYQASPHDPVVLGGVVVTMAVIALASVYAPARRALSIDPLQALREE; encoded by the coding sequence ATGTGGCGTAAGTGGCGCGAAGCGCTGAGAGTGCTGCGGCGACGGCAATCGTGGGAGTCCCATCTCGTCGAAGAACTGGAATCGCACATCGAACACCGCGCCGACCATCTGGTGGCCGGCGGAGTACCGGCGGCGGAGGCTCTCCGGCAGGCGCGTCTCGAACTCGGCCAAGGGGAGACCTACAAGGAGCAGTGCCGCGAGGCCAAGGGGCTACGCTGGCCCGACGAGTTGTTGCAGGATTTGCGCTTTGCCTTTCGGAGCGCGCTGCGGAACCGTTGTTTCACCACTGTAGCGATCGCCTCCCTGGCGCTGGGAATCGGAGCGAACACGGTCGTTTTCAGCGCTCTCAACTCGCTGGTGTTGCAGTCGCTGCCCATTGCCGAGCCGGAGCGGGTGTTCTTCGTGCAGGGAGACAGCGGCCCCACCCACTCGTTTCCCGCCTACCGCGACATGCGTGACCGGAACGCCACCTTCTCCGCGCTGGCCGCCTACCGGATGGCGCCCATGGGTCTGGAGACGGCAAACGGCCCCGAGCGCGCGTGGGGCTATCTGGCGACGGGCAACTACTTTGAAATGCTGGGGGTCAGGCCGTTGATTGGCCGGTTCTTCCGGCCAGAGGACGAGCGAGGTCCGGGTGCCAGTCCGTATGCCGTGCTGAGCTACGCCTGCTGGCGACAGCGGTTCGGAGGCGACCTCGGTATTGCCGGACGCACGATCCGGATCAATGGCCGTCCGTACACAGTCCTCGGCGTGGCGCCCCGGGAATTCCATGGCACGGAGCATTTCTACTGGCCGGACGTGTGGGTGCCCATGATGATGGAGCCCCAGATCGAGATGAGGAACTGGCTGGACGACCGCAATACCTGGAACTCATTTGTCATCGGCCGTGTGAAACCGGGCCTCTCGCCCCGGCAGGCCGAGGCCAACCTGGATGCCATCGCGGTAGTGCTGAACCAGGAACATCCGACCAACAGAATCGTGCCGCACGCCAGGCTGACCAAGCCGGGCATGGTCGGCGACACCGGCGGCGGCCCGGTTCGTGGTTTCCTGCTGGGCGTGATGGCGCTGGCGGGCCTTGTGCTGCTGGCGGCCTGCGCGAATCTGGCGGGGCTGCTCTCGGCCCGCTCAGCGGACCGGCGCCGCGAATTCGCCATCCGCATCTCCATCGGCGCGGGCCGGGCACGGCTGATGCGCCAATTGATGACCGAGTCGATGTTACTTGCCGCGGCCGGCGGCGCGGCGGGCTGTGCATTGGCCTACGGCCTGCTGGGCCTGTTGAGCGGCTTTCATCCGCCATTCGATTTCCCGGCTCAGTTCGATGTGAGGCCGGATCTGCGGGTGATGGCCTTCGCCCTGGCGATCACGGCGGGGACGGGATTGTTGTTTGGCCTGGCCCCGGTCCGTCATGCCTGGGCGACCGAGACGAATCGGGCGGTGCGCGGTGCGGGCGCAGGCCGGCGCTGGGCCTTCCGCGACCTGCTGCTGGCGGGCCAGGTGTGCCTCTGCTGCCTGCTCGTCACCGCGTGTTTCGTGTCTCTGCGCGGCCTGTCCAATGCTCTCCGGATGCCGGCCGGCTTCCGGGCCGAGGGTGTGACCGTGGCCGGATTTGATCTCGGCATCGCACGCTATTCCAAGGAACGCGGCCGACAGTTCCAACAGTCGATTCTCGAGAAGGCGCAGGCGGTGCCTGGGGTGGCGGCGGCGGCCTTTGCGAGTTCGATACCACTGACGGTCGATCAGTCTTCCACCACGCTGTACCCTGAGGGTGCGGTGGACGTCAAGGGTCATCAGGGCGTGGGTGCCAGCTACTTCGTCGTTTCGCCGGGCTACTTCTCCGTGATGTCGACAAGGCTACTGGCCGGGCGGGACTTCCGGTGGGATGATGCGCCGGGCATGGCGATTGTCAACGAAACACTGGCCCGCAAGGTGCTGGGACGGACCGATGTGGTGGGCCGCCGGATCGTACACGGGTTTCGAGGCGAGACTGTGCTGATCATCGGCGTGGTGGAAGACGGCAAGTATGAAACGTTGACCGAGCGGCCGCGGGCCGCGGTCTTCTGGCCCGCCGCGAGCCGGTATGAGTCCAGCGGTCTGCTGCTGGTGCGGTCCAACCGGCCCGAAAACGAGATGGCGGGCATCTTGCGCCAACTCATGGGGGAACTCGATCCTCGCTTGCCGGCCCTGAACGTCGGGGGACTCCACCAACAGTTGAGCTATGCATTCTTCCCTGCCCGCGCGGCCAGCTTCGCGCTGAGCGCCTTCGGCCTGCTGGCCATGATGCTGGCGGTGACGGGGATCCACGGTCTGGCTGCCTACTCCGTCAGCCGCCGCGTGCGCGAAATCGGAATCCGTACGGCCATCGGCGCACGGCCGGGCCAGGTGCTGCGATTCGTACTGGCGCGCACGAGCGGGCTGGTTGCAGCTGGGTGTCTGGGAGGCCTCGCCCTGGGTTTCGTGGCTAGCCAAGGCATGAGCCGCATCGTGTATCAGGCATCTCCGCACGACCCTGTGGTGTTGGGCGGGGTTGTGGTCACGATGGCCGTGATCGCGCTGGCGTCGGTCTATGCGCCGGCGCGGCGGGCCCTCTCCATCGATCCGCTGCAAGCATTGAGGGAGGAGTAG
- a CDS encoding PadR family transcriptional regulator yields MLQGTLDLMILKVVASLGPVHGYAIAERLAQVSEGALQLNMGTLYPGLVRLEQRGLLRAAWDQTESNRRARFYGLTPAGRRRLEVERHEWTRMTDIMRRLLDDPV; encoded by the coding sequence GTGCTGCAAGGCACCCTTGATCTGATGATCCTCAAAGTGGTCGCCAGCCTCGGCCCCGTGCATGGCTATGCCATAGCGGAGCGCCTGGCGCAGGTCTCTGAGGGCGCATTGCAGTTGAACATGGGAACGCTCTACCCCGGACTGGTCCGCCTGGAGCAGCGCGGCCTGTTGCGCGCCGCCTGGGATCAGACCGAATCCAACCGCCGGGCCCGTTTCTACGGTCTCACTCCGGCCGGCCGCCGCCGTTTGGAAGTCGAGCGTCATGAGTGGACTCGCATGACCGACATCATGCGGCGTTTGCTGGACGATCCGGTCTGA